From the Brassica napus cultivar Da-Ae chromosome A8, Da-Ae, whole genome shotgun sequence genome, one window contains:
- the LOC106429367 gene encoding uncharacterized protein LOC106429367 encodes MSIKYIFFFMVFVCVVVSASAQLPQFPIPFPFPLPFQPSPGIPGLPDVAKCWSSVMDIPGCIIEIYTSILTGQFGHVGPSCCKAFLEAEAKCLPKLPFNPLFPLKEQCLRIAKAAPPTTK; translated from the coding sequence ATgtctattaaatatatttttttctttatggtGTTTGTCTGTGTTGTAGTTTCTGCCAGTGCTCAACTACCCCAGTTTCCCATCCCATTTCCTTTTCCACTCCCATTCCAACCAAGTCCCGGTATTCCCGGATTACCTGATGTAGCAAAATGTTGGTCTTCAGTGATGGATATTCCAGGATGCATTATAGAGATTTACACATCCATACTCACAGGACAATTCGGACATGTAGGTCCTTCTTGTTGCAAAGCATTTTTGGAAGCCGAAGCCAAGTGCTTACCGAAACTTCCATTCAACCCACTTTTTCCTCTCAAAGAACAATGTTTAAGAATTGCTAAAGCAGCTCCTCCTACCACAAAATAG
- the LOC125577029 gene encoding uncharacterized protein LOC125577029, which yields MSIKYIFFFMVFVCVVVSASAQLPQFSIPFPFPLPFQPSPGIPGLPDVAKCWSSVMDIPGCIIEIYTSILTGQFGHVGPSCCKAFLEAEANCLPKLPFNPLFPLKEQCLRIAKAAPPTTK from the coding sequence ATgtctattaaatatatttttttctttatggtGTTTGTCTGTGTTGTAGTTTCTGCCAGTGCTCAACTACCCCAGTTTTCCATCCCATTTCCTTTTCCACTCCCATTCCAACCAAGTCCCGGTATTCCCGGATTACCTGATGTAGCAAAATGTTGGTCTTCAGTGATGGATATTCCAGGATGCATTATAGAGATTTACACATCCATACTCACAGGACAATTCGGACATGTAGGTCCTTCTTGTTGCAAAGCATTTTTGGAAGCCGAAGCCAATTGCTTACCGAAACTTCCATTCAACCCACTTTTTCCTCTCAAAGAACAATGTTTAAGAATTGCTAAAGCAGCTCCTCCTACCACAAAATAG